A window of Salmo trutta chromosome 17, fSalTru1.1, whole genome shotgun sequence genomic DNA:
accctttctttctaaaattatctgccgaaattattgcaacccctattactagcctgttcaacctctctttcgtgtcgtctgagattcccatagattggaaagcagctgctgtcatccccctcttcaaaggaggtgacactcttgacccaagttgctacagacctatatccatcctaccctgcctttctaaggtcttcgaaagccaagtcaacaaacagattaccaactattttgaatcccaccgcaccctctccgctatgcaatctggtttcagagctggtcatgggtgcacctcagccacgctcaaggtcctaaacgacatcgtaaccgccatcgataagaaacattactgtgctgccgtattcattgacctggccaaagcttttgactctgttaatcaccacatcctcatcggcagacttagtagccttggtttctcaaacgattgcgtcgcctggttcaccaactacttctctgacagagttcagtgtgtcaaatcggagggcctactgtctggacctctggcagtctctatgggggtaccacagggttcaattcttgggccaactcttttctctgtatacataaatgatgtcgctcttgctgctggtgaatctctgatccacctctacgcagacgacaccattctgtatacttctggcccttctttggacactgtgttaacaaccctccagacgagcttcaatgccattcaactctccttccgtggtctccaactgctcctaaacacaagtaaaactaaatgcatgctcttcaaccgatcgctgcctgcacctgcccgcccatccagcataacttctctggacggttctaacttagaatttgtggacaactacaaatacctaggtgtctggttagactgtaaactctccttccagactcacatcaatcatctccaatccaaagtgaaatctagaattggcttcctatttcgcaacaaagcatccttcactcatgctgccaaacataccctcgtaaaactgaccatcctaccaatcctcgacttcggcgatgtcatttacaaaatagcctccaataccctactcaacaagctggatgcagtctatcacagtgccatccgttttgtcaccaaagccccatatacaacccaccactgcgacctgtatgctctcgttggctggccttcacttcatcatcgtcgccaaacacattggctccaggtcatctacaagaccctgctaggtaaagtccccccttatctccgctcactggtcaccatagcagcacccacctgtagcacgcgctccagcaggtatatctctctgatcacccctaaagccaactcctcctttggtcgtctctccttccagttctcagctgccaatgattggaacgaactacaaaaatctctaaaactggaaacacttatctccctcactagctttaagcaccagctgtcagagcagctcacagatctctgcacctgtacatagcccatctttaattgagcccaaactactaccttttcccctactgtatttatttattttatttattttgctcctttgcaccatattatttatattttaacttttaactttcttcaaactacaaatctaccattccagtgttttttcttgccatactttatttactttgccaccatggcatttttttgcctttacctccattatctcacatcatttgctcacattgtatatagtcttattttttctactgcatcattgattgtatgttgttttactccatgtgtaactctctgtttttgtatgttgtcgaactgctttgctttatcttggccaggtcgcaattgtaaatgagaacttgttctcaacttgcctacctggttaaataaaggtgaaataaaataaaaataaaaaatacagtagGCCTGTACTAATATGGTGCATATGTCTTTGCCATTGTGAAAGCCACTTCATGCATGAATGTCTGTGTTACTTTCAGTTACGAGGAGTTGGACCAACAGCATAACTACTCCGGTAACAACATGGACTATGAAGGAtatcaacatcaacaaaatggTAAGATCACATTTCTCTTATGTGGTCTGTCAACTAAATGAATTTATTTGCCAACAACCTGTTTAGAAAATGTCTTCTCTCCCTTCAAAGCTTCTCCCAAAGTTTACAATGCAGCTGACAAACGTAGCGCCCTCTACCAGCGGTTCTATAAGCAACTCCAGGAGAAGACACCTGCCGACTGTGTGGTTCTGTCTGTGAGCAACCAGAGCACGTGAGTAGCTCACCTTTAAGAAAATAGGGTATTTATGCTTTTTGGAATTTCTTTTGCCAATATTTTCTATGCTCTTGTAAGGGGAGGTGTATGAGTGTTACTCCAGGAGTGAGGATGGAGAATTCAGCAACTGTGGTGGTTGTGTGTGAAAAGGAATGAAAATACCCATACACCTGTTGGGGATGACTTGTGTGGGAATTTAACTGTAATTGCCAAGAAGAcctactgtaatttccggactattgagcgcacctgaatataacccgcacccactgaatttttaaaaaaagtattattttgaacatgaataagccgcacatgtctataagccgcaggtgcctaccggtacattgaaacaaattaacttttcacaggctttaacgaaacacggcttgtaacaaaaataaataggctttaatgaaacacggcttgtaacaaaaaataaaaaattagcagtaagctttagttgtctttttgcactgagtaaattcctcacgctgctgtttccaacgtcttatcatcgactcattaagaccaagctcccgtgcagcagctctatttccttttccaacagccagatcaatcgccttcaacttgaaagctgcatcatatgcatttctctgtgtctttgccatgattagggtgacaaaatgactactgtaatcagaatgatgggaagtttgagagcgctcgatttaatctaaaaagtaaacaaaaaagttgtttgaccttaacccgttctgcaatttcattggtctaatgaaagcttcatgccgcccaaaaactgagcacgtcacagaatgtttttttttttagaaaaaaaaattgaaagcgggaaaaatccatatattagccgcgttattgtttaagccgcgaggttcaaagcctgggaaaaaagttgcggcttatagtctggaaattacggtacgTATGAATGGCAACAACCTGGAAAAACTAAACTGAAGTCAATTGTAAGATTGACTGAGGTACATTTAAAACTATTGTTTTAGCTTATCTAAACGGGCCAAATGCTACTACtgttctttttttgtttgtttcttacaCACTTGCATAAACTTCCATACTACTCATGTCTTTCTCTCCAGGTTGGctgaacacttttttttttaattaacttgTAGAAAACTGCCTCCCTGTTTATGaatcagaccccccccccccccccaagacctgtagttgtgtttgttttccttGCAATCACTTATAAATTAGTTTCTTCACATGCAGAAATTCAGTCTCTGCTTAAAAAATCTAAGTTGCATCTTCCTCGGCTAAAAGGAGATTCACCATATCAACATCTCCTGTAAAGCCAGATTTTGGTTCAAATTGCACCCAGTTAATTAAACTTGACTAATAACTAAATTAGGGATTGTTCGATATCCCATAATATGCAAACTTGATTTGTTGAAGATACATATTTGGTTGATTCTTGACAACCATCAAAAACATGAATCCAGACATTCAACGCAGACACTACAGAACAATCAACAGAAACATAACACAATGTGTTATGAAAACAAAACACCTCATGGAGAACATCACTTTTTGTTGTAAACAGTCATGCAATGCTTTGTTCAGAGTGCACTCTCAATTCTTAATCTGATCGAATTTTGTACACACTTGTCTGAAATGTGTCACGTAATACATGTCATgtaatacatgtttatttaactcTACTATTCACCCGTTCATATATTTCATGAAATGGGATAGATGAGTTAGCCATCAAACTCATGAAACAGAATTAAGCTTTTATCCATCTTTAAAGAAAATGTAGAAGTTGTCCAGTTCTTGCAGCAATTTAAGAGACTGAAGGTCCATTGACCTCATGGGTTCAGTCTGCCTTTTCAAAAATAAGTTCTGTTACAATAAAAGGCTAACTTTTTTAGGTTTTAATTTCATACAGTAAGTAGCCTGCTTTAGCACTGCTTTGGTAGCTACTTACACCTGTAAATAGTAGTAACAGGACAGAATTTGCTGTCATTTTTAAATGAGTGGATGCCCCCCATAAAACAATTGCCATGTCTATCCCTAGCAAACATATTCAATTCCCTGCTCAAAAGTGTTATTGCAACACTCGCATAAAATGTAACAATTTTACATTTGAATATAGCCTACTAAAAAATGCCCAGTGTAGTAATAATAACACTATCTGCTGATCTTTTTTCCTTTTCTTCATTCTGTGCTATAAAGTTATGTTTTCTCAGTGTTATATAATGTAAATCCGGATGACCTATGCAACTTACATCTTTATACTGTTAACTCACACACACCTTGGTCCTTGTGGACACGACACATTCAACTTCCGTGTTTTGAAATGGTCACCCCTGCCTTAACATATTGCTAATACTTTCTCTGAGCAGAAAAGACCTACAAACTAAAAACTGGTGCCAAAAGATGCTGTTTTGTAGAGAAATTGAATAAGTGCCATGTTAATTGACAGTAGTGTTTTTAATGAAGCAGAGTTTTAAACATTCATCACAAGTGTTATGATGTGTACCTGTTGTGGGCTTTGAGACATCACTGTCCCACCCTCCTCAACATATTGTATGTTACACACAGTAGTGACTGTAGGTTCAATGAAGATTGTCACTGGTCAATACTGTTCATGCTTTTTCAATACTGTAGATTTAAGATGTTTATAAGCATATTTAAATACAAAATGCACATCAACAGATAAAGAACTCACAGCAGGCAGGATTTAATCAACTTATCACATTTTTATAATATTTGGCCTATAGAtattaggcttgggcggtatccagattttcatatcgcCATACCTTCCCTTCTCTCATCCCGTGATATACGGTATTACCGGCATAGCACACAAGGGGGTGCTAAAATCACAAGAGAAGCCCATTGGGCCACTATTACCAGACTACTAAAAATTTGCACAAACTAATAGCGAAATCACATAAGACGCTTTTAGCTATATGCTAACGAGCGAAAAATGAACAAACTAATTGCAAATCCAGCACAAAGTTATACAAGCATAGCTCGTAGCTACAGAATGTCCATTTTTGGTGAGTGTTGACATTTACAAGCAAAAGTGAACGAGAtacattgtgcaaatgaacaaagttgtgaTACATGCTTTTCTGAAGggagagcagcatgtgtacacggaGCACAGGGGAGAAGAACGCAGGAGAAAAGCTATTAGGAAGCACAGGGGGGAAAACGGAAACTGTACAGAACTCATCCAGAGCTCTGACTACTGACAAAAAGCTTTTTATAAGATATctgatggcaaacatttagtagtgAATTGCATAGAAGTGTAACTTCACCTCATGTGCCGCACAACAGAGACTCACCGATATAGAAAGCTATGGACTGACTAGctcccgttgtgctatttacaaacaaacacgtgactggaTCAACTATTCTGGGGAAGtatggtaagcttcataatgtgacaggtgaaatgatgAACGCattctgctttatctcctaaggTATTGTACAAGTTGACTGcagttattaaaaaaaaaaaaaagtacctacaaatattcaaatgtattgaTATCGCATGGATTTTCCAAATACCCCCGGTATATGGtgtaccgcccaagcctagtggATATACCAGGTTATCCTGCTCTTCACTGGTCACTTAACTACACCTTGATAAGAGTTGTGATTCAGTTGAGGTGTCTTTGTGGTTGATTGAAGCCAGGCCTGGACATGCTGCCACAGCACAGCGGTGCTGCTCTCCTCTCACACGACATGCCTGCGCACCCCTCGTTTGTGTGCAGAAGTCAATAACCAGCTTTCTTCTCTTCTTTCAAAGGGATTACCCCAAATCTATAGGCCACTGTTTGCAGGACCGTGGCCTCTCGGTGGAAATGATTTACCTGCAGGCGGAGTCGGGCCTGACCCGGGCCCTACAAGATGTCCGCTCCGACGGTTCCCCCTTATGTATTCTCGTCGAACAGACTAACGTAGCTCTGTCCTCGTGCACAGTAATCATATTTTCAGAATCCCTCAAAAGTAAGTCCCCCACAGTCACCTGGCCCCTTCTAACtaaacaattcaaaatgtatCTCTAAAAGAGCAACAATACCAAGTCTAACACTCCTGATAAATGATCTATATTAAAATAAGTTAAGGGTGATATATAATATTAGGCCTATGGTGATTTTAGTTTAATTCTGTAGTTGAGTCCTCAGAACTCAGCAGTTCACATTTCACCCCCCTCATCAGAGGCTCTCACATTACACTTAATATTCATTTAGGTTTGAAATAATACTTATATATATCTCAGTATTATATATAGTACCAAttaaaagtttagacacacctactctcattcaaggtttttttaaaatgtttactattttctacattgtataataatagtgaagacgactatgaaaaacatatggaatcatgtagtaaccaaaaaagtgtgaaacaaatcaaaatatttttgagattcttcaaagtagccaccctttgccttgacagctttgcacatgttTGGCATTCttccaaccagcttcatgaggtagtcaccgggaatgaatttcaatgaacaggtgtgccttgttaatttatggaatttctttcctccttaatgcgtttgagccaatcagttgtgttgtgacaaggtaggggtggtatatagaagatagccctatttggtaaaacaccacgtccatattatggcaaaaacggctccaataagcaaagagaaacgacagtccatcattactttaagacatgaaggtcagtcaatccagaatatttcaagaactttgaaagttttgagtgcagtcgcaaaaaccatcaagcgctatgataactctcatgaggaccgccacagaaaaggaagacccagagttacctctgttgcggagaataagttcattagttaccagcctcagaaattgcagcccaaataaatgcttcacagagttcaagtaacagacacatctcagcaccaactgttcagaggagactgcgtgaatcaggccttcatggttgaattgctgcaaagaaaccactactaaaggacaccaataaggagaagagacttgcttgggccaagaaacatgagcagtggacattagcccggtgaaaatctgtcctttggtctgatgagtccaaatttgagatttttggttccaacctccatgtctttgtgagatgcagagtaggtgaacggatggtatctgcatgtgtggttcccaccttgaagcatggaggaggaggtgtgatgtggcggtgctttgctggtgacactgtcagtgatttatttagaattcaaggcacgatTGACTGACcttgtagtgctgcatcagatgacctggcctccacaatcacccaatggagatggtttgggataaggtggaccacagagtgaaggaaaagcagccaacaagtgctcagcatatgtgggaactccttcaagactgttggaaaagcattccaggtgcagctggttgagagaatgccaagagtgtgcaaagctgtcatcaaggcaaaggatggctacttttgaagaatctcaaacataaaatatattttgatttgtttaacactttgttggttactatatgattccatatgtggtgtttcatagttttgatgtcttcactattattatacagtgtagaaaatagtaaaaataaagaaacccttgaatgagtaggtgtgttcaaacttttgactggtactgtatgcacaTATCAGTTACACTAGAAAAAGTATTAATTGCTTGATATAAATCTTCAGGAAATGTCAAACTAGCAGATGACCAAATTTTTAcattgtattatttttatttttgtaacatTTAATGTCTTTTTAAACTACTATTGAATAGCTTCTTAAAGGTGTACTATGCAGCATTTTATATCAGGCCTAATACCCATGCCACTATATCCTCCAAACCACGGCTTCTCTGGTATTATCACTTAAATCATTTTGATTTCGGGGGAATAAGACTTAAAAATACCTGAAAGAAATGAgtactatttatttatttgtaaaagAAGCACTATTCTATTGCTGTTCATACCTCTGAGAACGAGAACCAATCGTGCAACAGGAAGAAGCTGTTTGTATACATTGAGGGTGGCCAGACCGTCCACTTACCAGTGAACAAGCAACTTTACAGCTTCAAATGAAgttcaaaaaatgtttttgtctcATTGATGTATTACTTTAATATGACCTATCCTTGACATGTAGGGCTATTACTAGGTGGataaataatgtgtgtgtatatatatatatagcctaagGCATTTATATCAATAATGGTAGTATCTAAATCATGAACAGGCCATATGCTTGAATTTCTTTAAATATTATCAACAAATACTATTTAATaagtaaaataattgttattgtaCTGTTATTTAATATTTGGAAAATATTTACTTTTTCCTGTTCAGCACGTGGTTATGGACCTGTATAATATTAAAAATGTTCTCTGGAACTGAACTCAAATAATCCTCAAAGTTGCCTTTCCTTAATCCACTTAAAATGTTATCCTTGAAGCGATACTACATGTTATGCAAAATCTGTATAGTGAAATTATACTGTGTAGTTAGTCCATTTGTGCATAAATACTAACCTTTTTTTTTCAACTTTTATGCAtacaacataaaaaaaatacatatttgcgGTTCATCAAAGTAACATTCACCTTATCAAATATATAATATCAGTATTCAAAGAACATGTAAAAAGTACATGTTTAAAATGTGTTAATTTATTACATATTATTGCGATATGAACTGTTTTGAACACACATGGTATTGCATTTTCACTCAATCCCGAAGTAAAACCCCATATCAAAATAAACTTGTATGAAAGAAGTGGGACATAGCGGAGCAAGACCTCCTTTATGATTAACTTATATGATGTCTTAAATTTTAACCTTCAAACCCCTCTACTAGTCCACCGCAACATGCCCAAGGACCATGCCATGGACTTTGTGATGGCGGAATATGGCCGTGGGCTTGGGGAGCGGACGCAGCAGAAGGACCCTGCAGAAACAGGGGAGCGGGCGGCTGAGCTGGTGGATGActacctggagagagagaaagtggagaggCATGCTGTGCCCTCTGACACCCGCCAGCTGCTCTTCTTCCTGGCCGAGGGAGTCCACCTGTACCCCGAGGAGCTGAGCACCATCGCGGAGTATCTTCGCAACCGCCAGGACCATCTGCAAGGTGCAGCCATACAACCATAGTGTCCATAGTCTTTATGCGCAGTACAAGCTTTTTATTTAGGACAGTGAATGAGATCTCCTTATTTTCTAATAAttagtgattgtttctatgtgtgatgttatttctatgtaaaatattctgtaacaagtgttgtttttgtgcttAATGGTGGATCTATTCATAATTATTTAAGAGATCGTTAAACATTTAAGAACGCCTCGGCCACATGTCTCGCTGTCTGAAACATGTGAAGTTTAAAAGGGACCGCACAGTGTCGCTGCAATACATTTTGTCTCTAACTACACCATACATTGCAATTTGTTAACGGAAATACAGGATTCTTAGATACTAAAGTGACAATGCTGAGTTATAATTCATCTATTTTTAGGATGTTATACACTCCTGTAAAGGGTTCTAATGTTTTGTCTCTTTCCCAGCCACGTCTGAGACTGGTGATGGCCCCCGGCCTGAGAGGAAGAAGATGTTGCCTCCTGGTTTAGGGAAACCTCCACCGCTGCTACCCACCCCCTCAGGCCCTCATGGAAGAGAGCCACCCCCTGGGATGGGAGAGCACCCTGCCACCCCCCTCATGACTCCAGGTGAGTTACCATTCTCGAAAATAGAAATGTTCTGCAGGGCAGATGGGATCGATATCAGATGGGAATGTTAAAATCAATCACTCATGAGTCACTTGTTATGGCTATGCTTGTAAgtgttgacagtctctctgtttTCTTAGGCTCATACCCCAAGACCAAGCCCCCTCCACTGCTGTCCATGCACCAGGGACAGGGGCTACCTCATCGTCCCCCTCATGGTCCCCCACCCCCTCATGGCCCTCACGGTCCACTACCTCGAGGACCCCCACACCACCATGGCCCCCCTCCCCCCCGAGGGCCCCCTCCCCCCCGTGGTCTTCCACAGAGTGGCCCCATGCCCCCACACGGCCCCAGAGGAGCCCCACCATCACTGAAGAGCCTTCACATGGGACCACAGCCTGGGCTGCTCCCCTGTCCAGGTTAGTCACATGCTTTACTGTTCTACTATTTCATTGCCTTCACGTGTCATCTTAGGTTAGGCTCACTAAGAGCCCTATTCCATTAAATGTGTCTTAAAGAGGAAACGGACCAGAGCAACAGAGtgtacttaacctctctggggtatgtgggacgctagcgtcccacccgcgggacacactattcaacagccagtgaaacagcagggcggcaaattcaaaacaacaaaaatctcataattcagatttctcaaatatacaactattatatcccattttaaagatacacttctcgttaatccaaccacattgtctgatttcaaaaaggctttacggcgaaagcataacattagattatgttaggtcagcacatatacaagaaaaaccacacagccattttccaagcaaggagaggtgtcacaaaaaccataaatacagctaaaatgaatcactaacctttgatgatcttcatcagatggcactcattggacttcatgttacacaatacatgtatgttttgcttgataaagttcatatttatatccaaaaaacccattttacattggcgtgtaatgttcagaaatgttttgcctcccaaaacttccggtgaatgagcacatcaatttacagaaatactcatcataaacgttgataaaatattcaactgttattcaaagaattatagatacacttctccttaatgcaaccgctgtgtcagatttcaaaaactttacagcgaaatcacactttgcaataatctgagtacagcgttcagacacgaaaccaaacctgccaatttgtggagtcaacaaaactcagaaataatattataaatattcacttacctttgatcttcatcagaatgcactcccaggaatcccaggtccacaataaatgtttgttttgttcgataaagtccataatttatgtccaaatacctcctttttgttcgcacgttcagtccacttctccaaatgcaggaagcgcgcgcaaaatgtcacgagctcatgtcattttctcactcatcaacttccaggccctcttgttcgctccatattcacagtagaagcatgaaacaacgttctaaagactgttgacatctagtggaagccttaggaagtgcaaaatgaaccttaagtcactgtataggcaatcacttgaaaaacctcaggtttccacacttcctggttggatttctctcaggtttttgcctgccatatgagttctgttatactcacagacatcattcaaacagttttagaaacttcagagtgttttctatccagatctactaataatatgcatatcctaccttctgagcctgagtagcaggcagtttaatttgggcacgcctttcatctggatgtcaaaatactgcccc
This region includes:
- the LOC115151919 gene encoding histidine-rich glycoprotein isoform X1 — translated: MSSWAPGGRRPQPNPNGGSVKPLRPFRRPAPYPVREDRTDDHKDSESYEELDQQHNYSGNNMDYEGYQHQQNASPKVYNAADKRSALYQRFYKQLQEKTPADCVVLSVSNQSTDYPKSIGHCLQDRGLSVEMIYLQAESGLTRALQDVRSDGSPLCILVEQTNVALSSCTVIIFSESLKIHRNMPKDHAMDFVMAEYGRGLGERTQQKDPAETGERAAELVDDYLEREKVERHAVPSDTRQLLFFLAEGVHLYPEELSTIAEYLRNRQDHLQATSETGDGPRPERKKMLPPGLGKPPPLLPTPSGPHGREPPPGMGEHPATPLMTPGSYPKTKPPPLLSMHQGQGLPHRPPHGPPPPHGPHGPLPRGPPHHHGPPPPRGPPPPRGLPQSGPMPPHGPRGAPPSLKSLHMGPQPGLLPCPGGLPPHPNTPRR
- the LOC115151919 gene encoding histidine-rich glycoprotein isoform X2: MSSWAPGGRRPQPNPNGGVKPLRPFRRPAPYPVREDRTDDHKDSESYEELDQQHNYSGNNMDYEGYQHQQNASPKVYNAADKRSALYQRFYKQLQEKTPADCVVLSVSNQSTDYPKSIGHCLQDRGLSVEMIYLQAESGLTRALQDVRSDGSPLCILVEQTNVALSSCTVIIFSESLKIHRNMPKDHAMDFVMAEYGRGLGERTQQKDPAETGERAAELVDDYLEREKVERHAVPSDTRQLLFFLAEGVHLYPEELSTIAEYLRNRQDHLQATSETGDGPRPERKKMLPPGLGKPPPLLPTPSGPHGREPPPGMGEHPATPLMTPGSYPKTKPPPLLSMHQGQGLPHRPPHGPPPPHGPHGPLPRGPPHHHGPPPPRGPPPPRGLPQSGPMPPHGPRGAPPSLKSLHMGPQPGLLPCPGGLPPHPNTPRR
- the LOC115151919 gene encoding histidine-rich glycoprotein isoform X3 — its product is MSSWAPGGRRPQPNPNGGYEELDQQHNYSGNNMDYEGYQHQQNASPKVYNAADKRSALYQRFYKQLQEKTPADCVVLSVSNQSTDYPKSIGHCLQDRGLSVEMIYLQAESGLTRALQDVRSDGSPLCILVEQTNVALSSCTVIIFSESLKIHRNMPKDHAMDFVMAEYGRGLGERTQQKDPAETGERAAELVDDYLEREKVERHAVPSDTRQLLFFLAEGVHLYPEELSTIAEYLRNRQDHLQATSETGDGPRPERKKMLPPGLGKPPPLLPTPSGPHGREPPPGMGEHPATPLMTPGSYPKTKPPPLLSMHQGQGLPHRPPHGPPPPHGPHGPLPRGPPHHHGPPPPRGPPPPRGLPQSGPMPPHGPRGAPPSLKSLHMGPQPGLLPCPGGLPPHPNTPRR